The following is a genomic window from Miscanthus floridulus cultivar M001 chromosome 14, ASM1932011v1, whole genome shotgun sequence.
AACACTATGATGATGGTGGAGCAAAGCAAGGTACTGAATACTCCTGGAGCTGAGAGAAAGACCAAGAGGGAGTTGTTTGATGCACTTCGACAGGAACTGGAGTAAGCTCCTGCTTTTCTGTTTGAATCTATTGTCAGTAAGTCAGTAACAGTACATTGCCTGGTTTGTATTTGGCCTTAACCACAAATTGCttatctggatgttacaaaaTGTTTATAGCAGTTTTTACTAAAAAGTAAAAACATGTGTAGCCTTGACCTTCTACAAATCTCCCAGGTCTAGCATAAGTCATGTTCCTACCGTATTGTTGCCCGTGGCTGGTTGTTCAAAAAGCAGCAGAGTGATATAGTTCCCATGATTTTATTTGTTCTTCCATTGTTCTGGTGTATCATTTGTATTGTGGGAAATCCAAATTTACATCTCCCGTATTTCACAGTTTTCGACTCCATTCCCAGCTTCTTGCCAATGCAGTGCTAACTGTTTTATGTAATGCAGGACTCCAGTCCTTGAGAAAGCCTCCAAGGCAGTTTGGGAGCTGATTCTAGACAATGGTGGATTAGGGAAAGAGATAACCGAAACAATTGAGAAAGTCTTCTGCCGGCTCAGTGGAATCGACATGATGCCACCTCCACCTTCAGCCGCTGGTgctcatcaagagaaagatgacaTGGCTGTTGATGAAGTTGTGAAGAGCAAGGAGGTGGATGCCTTCGAACCATCCTCATCAAGGAAGAGACCCTTCAGCGACATCAACCGAAAAGGAGCAGGTGCCTTGCCAAATGGCAGTGCTACGGACCAGCATGATGAGTCCGAGGATAGTGACCAAAAGATATGATGCTGCTCTGCGCTGTAATTTTTAGTTCAGGCTGTAGTAGCTTGGGTGCTTGAATGATATAACAAGTCGAATTGTGATCCCTGCATATCCTGATTCCATATCCTAGGGTTGTATGGTATATTGGCAAGTTATACTTCCTGTTCATACAAGTTCTGTGAGCAACTGCTATAGGATATTTCAGTTTTCAAGAAAGCAGCTGCAGTTGAGTTTCTTCTGAATATAGGATAAATTGCTTGACTAATTCCTCTTGACAGTTTTGTGGTATGTTTAACTTGTAATCATTCAAGAGTTATTCAAGAGTTATGTTAGATGCTTCTTGATTTTGCAATATTTTAGCAATTTTCCAATGGTACCTTGGTCTGAGTTGGATGGTAATCATTAATTTTCTTGTTTAGTTTTGATGGATGGAATGGGGATCCAACATAACATTCATCAAAAGCACTTGTTTATCTAATCTACGATGACTTCGAACCAAAACACCAATAGCAGCCAAAGAGTTTTGTCCCCACTAAAAAGTCCATCCTTTTATGCAAAAATAATCCCGTGTCCTTGGTAACCAAAAGCATAAAACCTTACCAGCAATTTGATAAACCTGTGCTAGTTGCCTTTTGATGCCAAAACAATGGCATAAATGCAGTGATACAACTACATCCAGCAGCAATAAGGAAACCCGGCAGGGCATCCACTTTAGTGTCCACTGTCAAGTGTCACAAGGAAATAGCCAGAAAAAACAAGCTACTCATAAGTCAGACAAGAATGGCTCTACTAGTACAATTGATATCAGCTTCTGCTCAGCATTACATCATTGACATCAAGAAATGGGCTGTTGTTCACTATCAGTAGAACTTTTAAATCTTATTAGGCTTCAGTCGACGGTGTTCATCCCTCCAGTCACGAGTCATGAAGCTACAAACTCTTGATGTTCCATTCCTTGGCTTATAATGAAATGTTAGGTGATTGGTATTGGCTTCTGCATCAGGCATCGATGAAGTGGATGTCAAAGGTGCTTGGATGGATCTGCCACACATTCAGGGAAGCGTATTCCTCCAAGCACTCCTTCAATTGAGCCTCGCTGTATCCCTGTGATTCAGACATTTTAGCACCAACCAATTTTTCAGCAGTCAGGCCATGCTGAGTTGTGCACCTGTACCAGTATGAGTATGTAGAAGTAGAAACTGTACCTTTCTGGAGATCAAGTTAAGAGCATGAGCATATCTCACATCCATACTGCTCGTCCTAGCAGCTTCGTCTCTCAGGATAGAATATATATCAGATATTGCATCAAGGCCAGACCGTTGGCGGTCATCTGAGTATAACGAGTACTTGGACATTTGCATCAGTCGCAGTGCTTCATCGACATCACTCTGAGCCACAGTTTCTGAAAACCTAAGTCTTGCCAAGGCCTGAAATAGGCAAGCAGCATCATGTTTAAAGAGATATTTTCATATGGTATTGTGAAGGGAAAACAGTAAAGTTACTTACAATGGAAATACGGAGTATGCTCAAAAGTGTCCTGATAGTTGTGTAGGAGGTTGGTGCATTTGACTTTGCCTCCTCTTGGCGGATGCTGGAATATGCAGTTGCAATGTATTCCTCGAGCTCTCTAGGAACAGAAGGAATGACTCTTCTAGCAGCAGATATGTATGCTCTGTGAACAGATAAAGATTGTAGACTAGTATTAGATAATGCAAAGATACTACACAATGGTTTTATCTGTATTTCAAGTTTTATAGTTTCTGGAACTTCCAACTAAAATATGAGCAGTTCAACTATGAAATTGAAATTAAGTGAACATGAGCACTGCCACTCAAGGAATTGTGTCCTTGCCTGAGTACAGATGGCTCAAGTGGTGCGAACCCCAGCGCTGGTGATTCAAGATTTTGATGCACATGAACAATGTGTCTTGCCATTTCAAGATCAGTTTCCATGTCTGCACGATCCAGGATCAACCAAAGGAGGTCGAAACGAGACAGAAGTGCTGGAGGTAGATTTATATTTTCTGCTGGAGTCCTCCTCATATCGTACCTTCCCCTGAATAGTTAAAGGCAATTACCATTGTCAACTGATGAAATTTTCTTTTTATCccatagaaaaaaaataatatattcatATCAAAACTTACCATGCTGGATTTGCAGCAGCCAGAATTGCGGTTCTCGCATTAAGAGAGGTTGTGATGCCAGCCTTGGCAATGCTAACTGTTTGCTGCTCCATTACCTCATGAATCGCTGTCCTGTCTGACTCTTCCATCTTGTCAAACTCATCTATAGCACAAATGCCCATATCTGCCAGTACCTGGAACCGGAGAGTTTGTGCTATGAGATTAATTATTAGCAAGATGCCTGTGATTTGGACCAAACGATCCCTTTTTTGGGGGTGCTACCACAGTTTGTAGTGCTAAAGAGACAGCTCAAACAAGAATTAAATTGAAGTTTTACCAGTAATGTAAGTACGAAATCTCAACTGTTGAAAgattttaaaaagaaaaaaactgcATATTTTCTAAATAGCTGTAGTCAGGACTGGAGTAAAGTTCATATATATGCTTGTGAAAAGCACAAACAGGTATACACCTATAGTTCAGTAGAAAAGAGATACAGTAAAAGATGCCATCATCATAAGGTGGTGTTGGTCTTACCAGTGCTCCACCCTCGAGGACAAACTCATTTGTTACTGGATCTTTCTGGACTGCAGCGGTAAGACCAACACCACTGCTCCCACGTCCAGTGGTGTACACTCCTCTTGGTGCAACATTGATAATGTGCTTCAGAAGTTGACTCTTTGCAACACCAGGATCTCCCATCATGCATATATGCAGGTCTCCTCTGATCTGTACATTTACATTTCAGTCAATATTGAGATGTGAACAGTTAGAGAGAACAAAGCCCCGGATGGAAATGACATCATACATATTGCTTCCTAGCAGCATACATACCTTCATGCCATCTGCGAGCTTCCGATGGGGTGCGCCAACAAGTAGTAACAGCAGTGCTTTTTTTACGTCTTCATGGCCAAATATTTCAGGTGCCAAGGACCTTGCCAACTTACTGTAGATATCACCGTCCTCAGCCAATCGGTCAATTTGTTCTTGTTCATCACCTTTCAGTTCATACCTGGAACAGTTTTGCAATCGCTATCAGACAGCTGCAGAAGATAAATGAATTGCTCAGCATGAAACCTAGATGACTTACTCCTCATATTTTTTCTTGAAATGGGTGACAGACATTGCTTCCAAGTAAGTATCAGCAACTAATCCTGCACGCATCGCTCTAAACCCATAGTATGGCATAGGGAGAAAAATGCCCGACATCTCAACCACATCTCCAGGTGCAACCTGCTCGTGGTAGCATTTGGTGCTTGGTTATATTACAGAATATCTTTAGCGAGTTCTTAACTCTCATGAGAGCATTTAGCTAGTGAATTGAATAAATCAATGCATGAATCTAAAAGCAACTTCCTTTCGAGGCTAAACTGTAGAGCACATTGATACAGAAATGGCGATAACAACAGAAAAGTAGAAGCTATTGTCCTGCAAAGCAACTCAAAGGAAACTGCGCAAGTGAAAGAAAGCTCCTATTTTGCTTTACCTTTCTAGTCAGCTCTCCTCTTAGATGAACAGTCAGAGAGCGAGGAATGTGGCCCTTTGGTACATGCTCTGCTAACTCTTGAAGCTTCACCTGCAAGACAGCATAGTTGTTATATGGAAGTGGAATACAAAATATGATGAAATTTTAGCTGCTCCTTTCAATGAAGAAACCCCTGCTTGACCAGATTATGACGAAAGGTTAATACCTCCTGAAATTTCAAAAATTTTGATGCACGCAGTTGAAGGATTAGATTCCCCTTTGCTTTGTTCAGTTTGCATCGTTGAGATGGGCATTCAATGAGGGGCATAAACACTCTAGCAGTCACTTCCTGCCAAATTCAAAACAAAAGTTTTGTTCAAAATAGAACTTAGACCGGAGACAAAATTCTAGGTATGCAGCTGAGTATAGACAGAAGTACATTTAACGGCGTCTTTCAGTATATATCCTACACTGCTATATGATCGTTTATCAtataatgtcaatatatagaaCCAAATTTTTAAAAAGAAAGCCTAAAATGAGATCAAGTACCTGGTATATCTCAAAGCCACATTCTTCACATGTATAAACAGCAACCTGCATCAATGGCTTCACATCCGAGCAGCGAGTAACAATCCCAGATATTTTCACAAGCTGCCCAATGTTTGATGCCTTTACTTGCCTAATGGTGAGCAGAGTCGCCTTTGAGAATGTCTTGATGTAAACCTCACTACAATGCCAAAATAGAATCAATTTTAGACAAACATCAACATAGCTCGATAATTGGATAGACAGGAAAATTATTGGAGTGCAATTCCAGTTGGAGGCACATCATTAGGTAGCTCCAAGAATAATTTTGGCAAGAATGTGAGACACAAATGTTCATATATGGCTGAAATATTATATGGCAGTATAACAGTAATCCAATATCCATATATCCACAAAAGCACAAGCTTGCAGGATATTTTATATTCCCTTGAGCCACTCTGAGGGTAATGTTCCTAACATGTTCTATCTTTTTTGAACCAAACTATAACCACAGGCCCATCTGTTTTGTTTAACCAATTTAATGGAATCAGGTCGCCATTCACCAAGACAAGTTTAACAAAGCCACTTACAAGAACCGTTTGATGTCTGGTGGCATCCTCTGTAGCGGGTCCGTGCCGTCGGCGCCACCGTCGGCCCCCTCATCCACACGCTGCGTCATCAGGATGTCCCGGTCCTCGTCGACCGTGTACGCCTCTGTGGGCTCCGGCATGATCTCGTCCATGGCCTCCGCGAAGACACCGATGTAGCGCCGCGTGTTCTCAGTAACACGCTGCAAGAACTCCTCATCGATATCCTTATACTGCACACCAAAAACAACATTTTGCACTCAAAATCACATGTTTGCGTCCGCAAAGTTGGTAAAagggggaaaaaaaagaaaaggaactggATGTTGTGGAGGTGAGGAGTTGGTACATGGAACATGTCATCCAGCTCGATCTGGACCGCGCGTATCTTCCTGTTCGCGACATCTTGCTGTAACCAGAGAGAGAAATCAGAGTGAAATTGCGAGgctaaaaaaaaaacagatctgGAAAGGGCAACCCTAGAACACACGGGGAAGAGATCATGGTTACCAGGATGTTCAGGTACTTGGGCTCGCCGTGAGGGCCGGCGAAGTTGGACAAGAAGTCCTTGGCGAGCGCTGCAGGCACAAAAATCAAACACCAAGAACCGACGCGCCCTCAGGGAATGTTCTGGAACCTTCGAGGAGCAAACGAAGGAACGGTTCGAGGAGGTTTTGGAGGATGTTGCCACAGCAAGACGTACCTTTGTCTGCGGCGAAGTCGGGGTTCTTCATCCCGGCGGCGGTGatggggacggcggcggcggcgagggggtGGGAGGCGGAGAAGAGCGGGGGGCTGGGGCTGGGAGGCGGCAAAATGTTCGGGGGAATGGCGGGAAGAGGGGAATAAGAGGAGGGTTTTGGCGGGAAGGCAGAGGGCGGCGTGGCGGGAAGAGCAGGTTGGCCCGGACCTCAAGTGGGGCCGAGATGACTTGTGGGCTTATTAGAATCACGAGTGGGCTGAGTATTGTGGGCCGTAATCGGGCCGCTATGCGCTGCGTGGTAGCCGCTGCATTGTAAGCTATAGATAGAGAATAAAGCCTTTGAGGTGCGATGTTCTTCAATCACAACACATCAACATGTTTACAActgagtttcaaaaaaaaaaaaagcatgttTACAACTGAATTGCAGTAACCTGTCTCAACGATCATTGGCTTGCTACACCATTCTGCTGCCGCAAGGAGAATGCCATCTAGCACTCCAATTTCTTCTGCATACAGCCATACACACCCTTTCGGATTAGGCGCCGTTCGGCTGGTTGAAAAACCAGCCGGAATTCACTGTAGCCAGCTGAAATTTACTGTTTacgctctcacaaattcctccagattcattcagattcctccaagcgaacagggccttagttTGGATCTGTCATTTCCCACAGGGGTTGAAGGGGATTGAGATGAGTATAGGAGAATGAGTATATCAAATAGCCCTCTGTATGTGTTGCCTGCCGGGAAGAGAGCAAGACTTGACATGAATTGTCTATCCTCGTGTGCAATGGTGCCGAGGTAAATAAATAGATTCCTGACAAGTTTAGGGCAGATTAGTATGATAGAGAAAATACCATACCACCGTTCATTAATCGGAGTAGTTGTACATTGATTAGTGATTGTTCAGGTTGCATGCTAATTAGTCCAGTCTCAGTTGGGAGTTTTATGGCGTTGTTTCCAAAATAAACTACCATATCATTTAGAATAAAATGAAACATGGATGAAACACCCACTCTCAAtgaattattttattttatagttCCATAGATATTTTATTTCATGACCCatagagagttggtaatcgtgCCAAGAGAGTTTTATCACCATGAAACTCACTTCTCTCTCTTTTTAAAAATGTTGTCACAT
Proteins encoded in this region:
- the LOC136505544 gene encoding uncharacterized protein, producing the protein MGSSSKVVRPEEVLESLKNDGSIDALRMKIIAQLKANEDMKKNTMMMVEQSKVLNTPGAERKTKRELFDALRQELETPVLEKASKAVWELILDNGGLGKEITETIEKVFCRLSGIDMMPPPPSAAGAHQEKDDMAVDEVVKSKEVDAFEPSSSRKRPFSDINRKGAGALPNGSATDQHDESEDSDQKI
- the LOC136505173 gene encoding DNA replication licensing factor MCM7 isoform X2, with protein sequence MDEIMPEPTEAYTVDEDRDILMTQRVDEGADGGADGTDPLQRMPPDIKRFFEVYIKTFSKATLLTIRQVKASNIGQLVKISGIVTRCSDVKPLMQVAVYTCEECGFEIYQEVTARVFMPLIECPSQRCKLNKAKGNLILQLRASKFLKFQEVKLQELAEHVPKGHIPRSLTVHLRGELTRKVAPGDVVEMSGIFLPMPYYGFRAMRAGLVADTYLEAMSVTHFKKKYEEYELKGDEQEQIDRLAEDGDIYSKLARSLAPEIFGHEDVKKALLLLLVGAPHRKLADGMKIRGDLHICMMGDPGVAKSQLLKHIINVAPRGVYTTGRGSSGVGLTAAVQKDPVTNEFVLEGGALVLADMGICAIDEFDKMEESDRTAIHEVMEQQTVSIAKAGITTSLNARTAILAAANPAWGRYDMRRTPAENINLPPALLSRFDLLWLILDRADMETDLEMARHIVHVHQNLESPALGFAPLEPSVLRAYISAARRVIPSVPRELEEYIATAYSSIRQEEAKSNAPTSYTTIRTLLSILRISIALARLRFSETVAQSDVDEALRLMQMSKYSLYSDDRQRSGLDAISDIYSILRDEAARTSSMDVRYAHALNLISRKGYSEAQLKECLEEYASLNVWQIHPSTFDIHFIDA
- the LOC136505173 gene encoding DNA replication licensing factor MCM7 isoform X1; this translates as MKNPDFAADKALAKDFLSNFAGPHGEPKYLNILQDVANRKIRAVQIELDDMFHYKDIDEEFLQRVTENTRRYIGVFAEAMDEIMPEPTEAYTVDEDRDILMTQRVDEGADGGADGTDPLQRMPPDIKRFFEVYIKTFSKATLLTIRQVKASNIGQLVKISGIVTRCSDVKPLMQVAVYTCEECGFEIYQEVTARVFMPLIECPSQRCKLNKAKGNLILQLRASKFLKFQEVKLQELAEHVPKGHIPRSLTVHLRGELTRKVAPGDVVEMSGIFLPMPYYGFRAMRAGLVADTYLEAMSVTHFKKKYEEYELKGDEQEQIDRLAEDGDIYSKLARSLAPEIFGHEDVKKALLLLLVGAPHRKLADGMKIRGDLHICMMGDPGVAKSQLLKHIINVAPRGVYTTGRGSSGVGLTAAVQKDPVTNEFVLEGGALVLADMGICAIDEFDKMEESDRTAIHEVMEQQTVSIAKAGITTSLNARTAILAAANPAWGRYDMRRTPAENINLPPALLSRFDLLWLILDRADMETDLEMARHIVHVHQNLESPALGFAPLEPSVLRAYISAARRVIPSVPRELEEYIATAYSSIRQEEAKSNAPTSYTTIRTLLSILRISIALARLRFSETVAQSDVDEALRLMQMSKYSLYSDDRQRSGLDAISDIYSILRDEAARTSSMDVRYAHALNLISRKGYSEAQLKECLEEYASLNVWQIHPSTFDIHFIDA